GAGGAAGGAATCCGTCTCGATGTTGTGTCAGTGGCTCATCTGCAGTCCAATGGGCAAGTCGAACGGATCAATGGGCTCATCTTGCAAGGCCTCAAGCCTAGACTTCAGGTACATTTGGAGAGCAGTCGGCCGCTGGGTTGAAGAGCTACCTTCTGTTCTTTGGAGTCTACTGACTATTCCCAATAGAttgacgggttacacacctttcttcttGGTGTATGGAGCAGAAGCTGTCTTGCCGAGTGACATTGTTCATGACTCTCCATGCATTGCCGCCTACACAGAAGTTGAAGTTGAGGAGGCAAGACAAGACGACATTGACCTCCTCGAGGAACAAGAGCTCACAATCTCCAGATCCGTTATCTACTTGTAAAACTTGAgtcgctaccatagccgccggGTCAGAGGCCATTATGTTaaggaaggtgacctggtgctccacCTCATCCAGAAGAATAACGCCATGACAAGCtttccccaccttgggaaggaccctttgatGTTAGCAAGGCAtaacacaacgggtcatactacctggTCGACATACATGAGCCAGAGTGGTTCGCGAAGAAGAAACATGATACTTCGGAAGAAGAAACAGAGCACACTTGGTACGTAGCACTATTGCGTCCTTTTTATAATTAGCAAATTTGTAATATTTCGACTATAATCATGAAATAAAGTTGTGGTTCGCTCAAATTGATTTAAGTTTTTGTCCTCGCTCTTTATCTTCTATGATCATTTTTAATGGATTACCAAAGATGATCCGGCTACCTGACGAGGTCCGGGTCAACCACTAGGTTTCTTGCCTTGAGGCTTAAAGTTCTGTTATTTTGACTAACAATTATCTACACTTACTCACAAACCGTCTAAGTAATTTGCATTGGTTCTAAAAGCCTGCTCTATGTTCCGAACGCAGTTTCACATTGAGCACTGTTTGATTTGGCTAGTGTTTTGTTGCTACTCACATTGAGCACATTCCTGCAAATGAAATATAGATTCAAGTTAATTGAGCCAGACTCTGATGGATTAAACAACATAAATTTATATTACACGCCATAAGCTCAAAGCTAAGTTTAATATCGCATTTAGTTCAACTTCAACACACACAGATTCAATTAATACATTTATGAGTTGTTCATGCTTCAGGCTCATCATCGCCAGACGGCTTCAGAGAATTTCCGGCGTCATTCACCTCTTCGGATTATGACTTGTCCTTCCTCCGAAGTTGCTCCTTCTGGCGCAGGCGGAAAGGGCATTCTTGCATACCACCTATTCAAAGGATCGTAGGAGTTTTCGTATCTCGACAGCTAGATGATGTGTCATGACCATTGGAAAGTGCGGTCTGGCACCTCCCTCACGCATGATTGCCGCCATGGCTTAATGTCTTCTGGGGCTCCGGTAAGTCTTTTGGCCAGCTCGGAGGAATCTTCTACAGTTTCTTCCCTAATTCATATGGTGTGGAGAACTGCTTTTCCGGCGGCCATAAAATCCCTAAATAGTTTGCCGGCTTTTTGAGATCAGCTCATGCATGCATGGAGTCGAAGGTCCGCCTTCGCCACGACCAACCGGCTCTGAAATTATAAGTAAAGATGACTTTGCAAATTTAAAGGAAACCAAGAAAAACTGGAAATATTGCCGACTTACCAAGAATTTCCCGTATTGAGCACTGTCTGCTCCTCGGTTAACACTTCAAGCTCTTCTTGAAAAGATCCGCACAGCCTCTGCGTCCTTGGACTGCTGCTCAGCCGATTTAGTCACCAAGGCATCAAAAGCTTTGCCTTTGATGTCCAGTTCTTTCGCGAGCCGGCAGATTACTTTTGTCGGCAACATATTTGTCTTTCTCCTTGGCTGCCTTTACCCACAAGTTGCTTCTTTAATTTGTCAACTTGTTCTAGTAGCTCCTTGATGTTGGATATCTGGGCCATAATCTCCTTTGCCTTCTCAATTTTATCTCCAAAGAGAGATGATTTAGCAGCCGACTCGGAGTGGGCGTCATATTTCAAGGTGTTAATCAGATGTCGGTCCACCTCCATGATTTGGAAGTTTAACCCAACCTGGGTTTGCACTTTGCAGCATAATCTCCGGTTGGGTGCACCGCCCTGCCACTTGGACATAGGCATAATGTTGGTCTTCTATGGTTTACCTATTTCCGTTATGCCGTTTTTATTTTCTAGCCAGACTGTTGGGTGTGCACCTTAACTCTGCAGGGGCCTGTTGCTCAATTGTTTTGTAGTATCTGATTGATACTACATTTTAAGTTAATAAAAGTGCCTTTATCGGAGAAGAAAAACAGAGCTGCCACGGATATCAGAAATTCAGAATTCAGAAGTCAACTATATAAGAGCCCGCTGGCATGATTAATGGAGCTGGCTGTCGCGACAATCGCGCAGGGAAAAGGTGAGAAGTCTAGTCACCAAGCTTGGGGCATCCATGCACGTCCAACCAGACCCAGCAGGGCGGTTGACTGACTCAGGATGCAAGTCAACTCATAACCCATGTGATCAGCCCCAACTGGCCGGGTAATTAAGTTGTACAACACCCATTTCTATGAACTGATTGACATGTGGTGTTTGAATTAGTAGTCCTAGACAAGATGGTTAGACTTACGTTTGTACCTGCATATAATCTATGTCCTGTGTATAGCTGCTGGCACATGCACCATGGAAGGACAGCGGCGGAGAGCAATGGCGGCCCGGTGGCTGTGGCCGCTTCTTCTCGGCATCGCCGGCCTCGGCGGCGTTCTTCAAGTCCATGGGCAGGTCGATAACTTAGGTGAGCCCATCGTACATGCTTGCGACGTTTCATGGCATTACCTTCACAAACTGCTAGCTTATTTTTGCGTCCGCGTGCAGGTTTCATAAACTTGGACTGCGGTTTACCAGAGAGCGCCGCGGGCTACGTGGACAGCGTCACCAAGCTGCGCTTCACCTCGGACGCAGGATTCATCGACGCCGGCACCAACTACAACATGTCATCTGAGTACATCACGCCGACGATGGGCAGGAGCTGGCACAACGTGCGCAGCTTCGGCGGTGGCGCCGGCACGCGCAGCTGCTACACGCTCCGCTCCCTCGTGGCCGGGCTCAAGTACCTCATCCGGGCCAAGTTCTGGTACGGCAACTACGACGGCCTAGACAGGGCGCCCGTTTTCGACCTGCACATCGGCGTCAACTATTGGACGACCGTCAACATCTCGAACGCCAACACGCCGGTGATCTACGAGGTCATCGCCGTCGTCCCCGGCGAGTCCGTGCAGGTGTGCCTCGTGAACACCGGCTCCGGGACACCGTTCATCTCGGCCCTCGACCTGAGGCCCCTCAAGAACGGGCTCTACCCGATGGCCAACGCAACGCAGGGGCTGGTTCTTCACACCAGAGCCAACTTTGGCCGGGACGACGGCGTGATCCTCAGGTACCCTGACGACCCGCACGACCGCTTCTGGATCCCGCAGAGCAAGCGGGCGGAGTGGTTGGAGGTTTCGACGGCCAAGAAGGTGCAGAACATCGACGATGACAGCTTCGACGCGCCGTCCGCTGTGATGCAGACGGCCATCACCCCCGTCAACTCCTCCAGCCCCGTCGTGTTCAGCTGGGATGCCGAGCCCAGCGCCAGCAATCCGGATCCCGGGTACGTCTGCATCCTGCACTTCTCTGAGCTGCAGCCCCTCCCCGTCAGCGCCGTGCGGCAGTTCTACGTCACCCTTAACGGCCAGCTCTGGCTCGGCAAGGGCTTCACACCGCAGTACCTCTACACTAACGCCGTCTTCAACTCCATCCCCAACCACGGGTACCACCAGTACAACGTCTCGCTCAACGCCACCGGCAACTCCACGCTGCCGCCCATCCTCAACGCCCTCGAGATCTTCTCCGTCCTGCCCACCACCGGCATAACCACGGCCACTCAGGATGGTAAGCAAGCAGTTATGTTCTTCAGATGCATTTGCTAAAAAAAAGTTTTCTTCAGATGCAACTGTAGGATCAATGAAGTAGTTAATTATACTCAGCTGACAGATTTTTGTGTTGCTGCTGCTGAGAAATGTAACAGTGTCTGCCATCGCGGCGATCAGAGGCAAGTACCAGGTGAAGAAGAACTGGATGGGCGATCCCTGCGTGCCCAAGAATTTCGCGTGGAAAGGATTGGGTTGCAGCTATGCTGTTTCCAGCCCACCAACTGTCACAGGCTTGTGAGTTATATGTTTCGGTTCTGTTTCCTGTTAAAAGTCTTGCGAGTTATAAGTTTCCGAATGTTCTGTTTCCTGTTAAAAGTATATATGTTGAGCTGCAGTTATATATATGTTGCAGGAATCTATCTTCCAGTGGCCTCAGCGGCAACTTGTCATCTTCGTTTGCCGGCCTCAAAGGTCTACAGTACTTGTAAGTACTTTTTGAGCAAATAGAGTACTTGTAAGTATTTATTGAGTAAATACAGTACTTGTAAGTAAGAGATCGTTAAGCTAGTCATTGCAATGCTAATTTTATTGTGAAGAAATCAAAATGCTTAACCGGTTTTTGCAAATTCATAGGGATTTGTCACGCAATAATCTTACGGGCTCAATTCCCGACACCCTGTCGCAGTTGTCGTCGCTCACACTTCTGTAAGTAATCCATGGTATGTGCTTTTCAAATCCATTCGTAGTAAACGTGGCATAAAAAAAACTGTTGTGTTTCTTTCAGAGATCTGACAGACAATCAACTCAGTGGATCAATTCCTCCTGGCCTTGTGAAAAGAACTCAAGATGGCTCCCTAACACTCAGGTTAGTACCCTCTAGCATCAGAATTTTTTCAATGATATGGAGTAGTTCTAAGATCTTATTTGACCTTTTTGTTCAACATACATTTTATATATCTTAATTCATCAGCATGATTTACTCATCCTTCTCTTTGTTTTGCTAGATATGGTAACAATCCAAACCTCTGCAGTAGCGGCGACTACTGTCAGCCTCCAAAAAAGAAGAGAAGCTCTATGGTTGCCGTCTATGTTGTTGTTCCCGTAGTTGCAGTACTAGTGATTCTGCTACTGTCAGTTCTTCTCATTTGCAtgagaaggagaaggcaaggtaaGAAACCATGCAAAAATACAATACACTGAACTCAAGAATGCAAGTGTTcttagaaaataaaatttttcatTATCCCGGGCCTCTCCATCAAAGATGCATATGGCACCTCATGAATGCAAGTGTGAAGTGATTAACTAATATCAGTTAGTGTGATTGCTTTATGAAGGAAGAACAAGCGATAATATCAAGCGGCTGGATGAGGCGAATATCAAGGGACACAACTCGTTGCGATTCGATAACCGCCGGTTCACATATAGTGAATTAGTGGCCATCACAAATGGCTTCGAGCGAGTAATTGGTAAAGGGGGGTTTGGGAAAGTTTACCATGGTTCGTTGGAGGATAGCACACAAGTGGCTGTCAAACTGCGGTCTGAATCTTCAGATCAAGGTGAACAAGAATTTTTGGCAGAGGTGAGAATTAATGTGATTGTTCAAGGTTAAGTATACTAATGCAATTCAGCTTGGTAATGTGCACAGATGTTTTTGGTTTCAGGCTCAGACGTTGGCGAAAATTCACCACAAGAATCTTGTGTCCTTGATTGGCTACTGCAAGGACATGAAATACATGGCTCTTGTCTACGAGTACATGTCTGAAGGAGCCCTAGACGAACATCTTAGAGGTATTAAATTTAATCAAATCATCAAGCAACAAGCCCGCAGCAACATAAATAATATTTTTATGTAATATCAATATATAGTTGCAAAAGTGATAAGCATCTTAGAAAAATACTAGTACATGTGATTCATCTTAtccttttcagaattttttttgatTCATCTTATTATATTTGCATTGCAGGGAAAGATAACACCATGAAAACTTTAACCTGGAGACAGAGACTTCGTATTGCCTTGGAATCTGCACAAGGTAAGCTTTTCATTAAGTTTCTCCACATGTCGTTACATAAAGAAGGTGCAAATTTGGATTGTGATGTAGTTGATGATCTGTTATGTGGATGCATGCAGGGCTTGAGTATCTGCACAAGGGGTGTAACCCGCCCCTCGTTCACAGGGACGTGAAGACGTCAAACATCTTGCTGAATGCAAACCTGGAGGCAAAGATTGCTGATTTTGGCCTACTCAAGGCTTTCAATAGCAACAACGATACACACGTTTCCACAGCAAGGGTGGTTGGCACACTCGGTTACCTTGACCCTGAGTAAGTGCACAACTgtctattactccctctgtaaactaatataagagcgtttagaacactactttagtattctaaacgctcttatattagtttacggagggattATTTCAGATTATTTCTATAAAACTTCTCATCTATTATGAACAACTAGAGTAACATATTTTGATTGTCTAAAAGTTAGTACAATTCAACATACATGCAGGGTCGCAATGTAAGATCTACCTTTTTCTCCTAGCTAGGGTGAACAAAATTTCAAAACTCAGTTCCTTAAATTTAAAATTTTGACATTCAACTTAGTCACTTAAACAAAATCCTGATTTCCACAAGAATCAAATTGATTTCTGAATTATCTGCAAATTATTGTGAAATTCGTTTGAGCCAAACATGTCCTGAAGAACTCGACCTGCACGATTGTTCTTGAAACCAGACCCGTTGACGTATCTCACACATACTTTACTAGGTACCATGCTACATTTCAGCTGACCAACAAGAGTGACGTCTTTAGCTTTGGCGTAGTGCTATTGGAGATAGTCACAGGGCAACGACACATCCTGAATGACCCCGAGCCAACGAGCATTGTTCAGTGGGTGCGGCAGCGCCTAGCCCGTGGTAACATCGAGGATGTGGTGGATGCGCGCATGCGTGGCGACCACGATGTCAATAGCGTGTGGAAAATTGCGGACACCGCATTGAAGTGTACGGCACAAAAGCCCGGAGAGCGGCCCACGATGACTGACGTGGTAGCGGTGCTACATGAGTGCCTTGAGCTAGAGGCTGCACACGACAATGTGAATGCAGGGTTTTACACACCCGGGAGTGGTGGCATCATGAACGACTATGGTCGGTATGACACTGGCATGTCTACTGATCTGAGCCAGAGCAGCACTGCATATGAGCAAGAGCATTTGGGCAGTGTGTCTATACTGTCTACTGGTCCAGCTGTTAGGTGAGGATCTAGACAATGATTACCTCCACCTCTCTTCTGCGAGTATTCTTTGTTTTCACTCAAGGGAATTCAAACTATTTTACACAATAACTGTCGTTATTATTAGAGGAAGTGTGAATGTACAAATGTTCAGACATTTAATGTGTTCTGTTGGCTTTTCTAGACATTTATTATTAGATGGAGTATATAATACTTGATGTATCTTGATTTTTCAAGTTTAGAAGATGACTTAACGAGGATGAAGATTCTCTATTATATTGGCTGAACCGTACTATATCATCGATAAAGTGTGACCTTTTTTTGATTCAGATGATAGTGTTACATGAAGATGTGATGGCAAAATAATCTTCGTCGAGAAAGCACAATATGATTTGCTAAGAGAAAATACAACCTGAAATAGTGACAATCCTCACGTGTTTTGATGCATAAAGGTAACTAGATCCTCAGATAAAGGAGACGCACTCACCTTGTTGGCTTTTAATGGGATCTGTATGCTGATTCTTCTTCCTGTTGGCGTGGTTAGGATGAAGGCGTAGTGGCCTCAACAACAGAGCAGCGACAACAGCCGACTTAGTCGAGATAGGcaacttttttttttgcgaataagtCGAGATAGGCATCTTCTTCGGAGTGGTTACAACAATACATAATTGACATCGGTGATAGGCAAGGAATtaggttcgggggggggggggggggggggggggggggtgggtaaCCTGTGTGCCTCTCAGTAAGGCCGGAAATGATGGCACACCTGGAGCAGGGGAAAGGGGCTTGGTGGAAAACAGAGTTGCAAAGTGGAAGGATTATTTAGATAAAAATTCTTTGACACACTCAGAGAGGCCTTATTTTCATCTGACTGATCAGCGTCAAGGGTGCCCCAAGGCTCTTGCTTATCAGGGACCCTTAGCTTTTGATTCAGAACATAAGAGTTGCTTCGGACTGCAAGAAGGTAATTAGGGACACACACGAAGGAATGAATGGGAAGTATATCGACATCACGCGGGAGATTAGCTTGCTTCGGACCTTGATGTCATCAACCTCAAGTTCCTCCATCTATGCT
This DNA window, taken from Triticum aestivum cultivar Chinese Spring chromosome 1D, IWGSC CS RefSeq v2.1, whole genome shotgun sequence, encodes the following:
- the LOC123182688 gene encoding probable LRR receptor-like serine/threonine-protein kinase At1g05700 — translated: MEGQRRRAMAARWLWPLLLGIAGLGGVLQVHGQVDNLGFINLDCGLPESAAGYVDSVTKLRFTSDAGFIDAGTNYNMSSEYITPTMGRSWHNVRSFGGGAGTRSCYTLRSLVAGLKYLIRAKFWYGNYDGLDRAPVFDLHIGVNYWTTVNISNANTPVIYEVIAVVPGESVQVCLVNTGSGTPFISALDLRPLKNGLYPMANATQGLVLHTRANFGRDDGVILRYPDDPHDRFWIPQSKRAEWLEVSTAKKVQNIDDDSFDAPSAVMQTAITPVNSSSPVVFSWDAEPSASNPDPGYVCILHFSELQPLPVSAVRQFYVTLNGQLWLGKGFTPQYLYTNAVFNSIPNHGYHQYNVSLNATGNSTLPPILNALEIFSVLPTTGITTATQDVSAIAAIRGKYQVKKNWMGDPCVPKNFAWKGLGCSYAVSSPPTVTGLNLSSSGLSGNLSSSFAGLKGLQYLDLSRNNLTGSIPDTLSQLSSLTLLDLTDNQLSGSIPPGLVKRTQDGSLTLRYGNNPNLCSSGDYCQPPKKKRSSMVAVYVVVPVVAVLVILLLSVLLICMRRRRQGRTSDNIKRLDEANIKGHNSLRFDNRRFTYSELVAITNGFERVIGKGGFGKVYHGSLEDSTQVAVKLRSESSDQGEQEFLAEAQTLAKIHHKNLVSLIGYCKDMKYMALVYEYMSEGALDEHLRGKDNTMKTLTWRQRLRIALESAQGLEYLHKGCNPPLVHRDVKTSNILLNANLEAKIADFGLLKAFNSNNDTHVSTARVVGTLGYLDPEYHATFQLTNKSDVFSFGVVLLEIVTGQRHILNDPEPTSIVQWVRQRLARGNIEDVVDARMRGDHDVNSVWKIADTALKCTAQKPGERPTMTDVVAVLHECLELEAAHDNVNAGFYTPGSGGIMNDYGRYDTGMSTDLSQSSTAYEQEHLGSVSILSTGPAVR